The nucleotide sequence AATATTGCAGGTACAGATTTCAAAAGTGCAATGAATGAAATAATGATTGTTTTTTCAGATAGTCAAAAAGTCATAAATGCAATGGAAAATATGTTTTCAGTTGTAGAAACTCCACCCTCAGCGAGATCTGAAAAGGCGGCAGATGAAGCACTTATTAAACTTATGAAGGAAATGTGTACCGATATTGGAGTTAATTACAAAAATCTTCCAGAATCTTATTATTTAAAATTTTTTACAATGCCATAAGACATTCGATGAATTTTAATTAAAGTTACTACAGGGTGCCAAAAATGAGTTGTGCAATGTTGCACCGCTAAAATCAACGCGCCCCCCCCTAACCCGTAACTGCCAGCCAAGGCCATTTTGGGGCAGTGAAGGGCACGGGGTCGCAACAAAGGTTGAATCGGGGTAGAAAAAATTACTTATTTAATCTTAGATTACATTATCACAAGGAGGTATAATGGCCACCTTCTGCATTAATTTTATTTCATTGTTTTTCTTCTTTAGCTTGCTATCAACAGCAAGCATTGCTGAAACAGACCAAACTACGTCATTCCATGGATATGATGAAAATGATAAAAGAGAATACAATAGATCAATAACCGAACAGAGTTTCAATAGCAATTTAGGATTAATCATTGAACTTGCTAAAAGTGGTGACATAACTGCTCAAAAAGATCTTGGTAAAAAATATTTATACGGTGAAAATTTCCTTCAAGACTACAATAAGGCAATCTACTGGTATAGAAAAGCAGCAGATACAGGTGATTTGGATGCTCAATTTAATTTAGGAATTTGCTACTATCAGCGACTTGACCAACCAGAAGATTTGACAGAAATGTTTTACTGGCTGGAAAAAGCCGCGTCTAAAGATCATTTAGAAGCGCAACAAATGTTAGATGTTGCATATGCTCAAATTCTTGAAATTGGTAGCAAAGCATTCAATGAAGGTAATTACGAAATTGCATTCAAATTTCTCAAAATTGCTGCAGAAAAAGGCTATTCTGACGCACAATTGAAAATCGGGCAAATGTATGCACGCGGTAATTACGTTGATCAAGATGACAAGATGGCAGTTAAATGGTTTACAATGGCATCTAATCAGAACCATGGTTTAAGTACTGCGTTGTTGGGAAACATGTACATGAACGGTAGAGGTGTTGAAAAAGATCTCAACATAGGCCTAACATTAATATACTATGCGGCTGCCCTTGGGAATGAACAAGCTAAATCTATTATAGAAATGACACGGCCTGATCATTTTTTAGCCATATCATCGATTGATGAAAATCGATCAAAAGCAGTTTTATCTTTTATAGATAAAAACATTACAGAAAAAAGCGAAAAAAAATATTTCTGGCAAGAAACAATTTTTTTATCAAGGTCTGAAGAAAACATTAACGCCATTGACAGCAAATTATTAACATCATACAGGGTTGAAGATTGTCGAAGAAATGAATATGGCTTTAAGCAGTTGGAAGATATTGTCATACCTGACCATAAAATCGAAATGGTTCCAGCAAAGCCTGGATCTTTAATTCATAAATACGTATGTGAAAATTTAATACAGAATTATAATGATTCAGAAAATGAAATATTGTCTAGTGGTACTGGCTGGTTAATGCCGAGTGGATACATTGCTACAAATCATCACGTTGTGGACGGCCATACCTTAATATCTTTAATTGATGCTGACGGAAAACTTCATAGAGCTTCCATTGTTAAAATGGACAAAATCAATGATTTGGCACTATTGAAAATCGATGAACACCCGCCTAATCTACTGCCATTACCCTTGTCTAACAGCCATTGTCTCGCTGGACAAGAGGTATTTACTATTGGGTATCCACACCCTGACTTACTTGGCCGCGAAGCGAAGGTAACAAACGGTATTGTAAGCTCATCTAAGGGCTTCAATGATGATCCGAGAATGCTTCAAATTAGCGTCCCAGTGCAAGCTGGCAATAGTGGTGGCCCCTTAATAAATCCGGCTGGTGAAGTGGTTGGCATTGTTACTGAAAAACTAGAACCAATGGGGGTTTTCAATAAAACTGGCGATTTTCCCCAGAATGTCAATTACGCAATCAAAATAAACTATCTTGATGCTCTATCAGAAGGGTTAAAAAAACTACCGACGAGAAAAAGTAAGCCAATTAATAAAGTAACAATTTCTGACTTTGTAAAAACCTATAAAAATTCAGTGTTTTTAGTCATTGCAAATTAACGACCAATCTCAGGCGGCCATAAACACTGCAGGGGAAAACCAATCGGGGTCGCGTGGCAACCAACGGGGTCGTGGCAACCAATCGCGGTCGTGTCTTTTGCGTCCACATCACTTACCCCCCTCCTCAATTCACCTCATCCACCCCTACTCCGAGGAGCCCGAAAACCTCCGAAGAATTCCCACAAATCATGTTGTAAACATTGACAACACCACCTCCTGTTGTTAATCTTTCCAACATGGACGCCGAACTCTTGTTGAACGAACGCCACATCGTCAGCGAAAACGCATTTGCCGAGATGGTGGTCTGGCGGGTTCCCGCGCCGCTTTGCGGAAGCGCTCATGTCTTCAAATATCGTCTCGCG is from Desulfuromonas acetexigens and encodes:
- a CDS encoding tetratricopeptide repeat-containing serine protease family protein gives rise to the protein MATFCINFISLFFFFSLLSTASIAETDQTTSFHGYDENDKREYNRSITEQSFNSNLGLIIELAKSGDITAQKDLGKKYLYGENFLQDYNKAIYWYRKAADTGDLDAQFNLGICYYQRLDQPEDLTEMFYWLEKAASKDHLEAQQMLDVAYAQILEIGSKAFNEGNYEIAFKFLKIAAEKGYSDAQLKIGQMYARGNYVDQDDKMAVKWFTMASNQNHGLSTALLGNMYMNGRGVEKDLNIGLTLIYYAAALGNEQAKSIIEMTRPDHFLAISSIDENRSKAVLSFIDKNITEKSEKKYFWQETIFLSRSEENINAIDSKLLTSYRVEDCRRNEYGFKQLEDIVIPDHKIEMVPAKPGSLIHKYVCENLIQNYNDSENEILSSGTGWLMPSGYIATNHHVVDGHTLISLIDADGKLHRASIVKMDKINDLALLKIDEHPPNLLPLPLSNSHCLAGQEVFTIGYPHPDLLGREAKVTNGIVSSSKGFNDDPRMLQISVPVQAGNSGGPLINPAGEVVGIVTEKLEPMGVFNKTGDFPQNVNYAIKINYLDALSEGLKKLPTRKSKPINKVTISDFVKTYKNSVFLVIAN
- a CDS encoding DUF6680 family protein, with amino-acid sequence MTNEQILLTIVSSLLSGIIGVFISSLFYSRLEKRKMKIETARKMFGARHNIAGTDFKSAMNEIMIVFSDSQKVINAMENMFSVVETPPSARSEKAADEALIKLMKEMCTDIGVNYKNLPESYYLKFFTMP